DNA sequence from the Carnobacterium funditum DSM 5970 genome:
TTGTAGGATTATTAAATGGCCGCGGTTGGCTTGATATGCTGTTAACCTCTATTTCGTTAGCTGTAGCAGCTATTCCTGAAGGATTACCTGCTATTGTGACAATCATTCTAGCACTAGGGACACAAAAAATGGCAAAAAGAAAAGCTCTTGTCCGTAAATTACCAGCTGTTGAGACATTGGGCAGTACAGATATCATCTGTTCTGATAAAACTGGAACATTGACAATGAATCAAATGACTGTTGAAAAAATGTATATTAATGGTCAGCTTCAAGACAGCGATGCGCCTATCGATGCTGATTCGCCGGTTTTACGTTCAATGATTTATGCAAATGATACTCAACTATCAGGGGATGGTACCTTAATCGGGGATCCTACCGAAACAGCATTGATTCAATTTGCTTTGGATAAAAAAATAAACGTTTCTGAAGTGTTGGCTAAAGAACCTCGTGTAGCTGAAATTCCATTTGACTCAAAACGAAAGCTGATGTCTACTGTTCATGAACAATCAGATGGTCACTTTTTAATTGCTGTCAAAGGTGCGCCGGATGAATTAATAAAAAGATGTACTAGCTACAGTGAGAATGGGGAGACTGAAAGATTAGATGAAGCAACAAAGAAAACTATTTTAGAAATCAACCATGAATTAGCAACTCAAGCGTTACGTGTCTTAGCTACAGCATATAAAGTAGTAGCTAATAAACCAGATGATATGAGTTCAGAAAAGGTGGAACAAGATTTAATCTTTTCAGGGTTAATTGGTATGATTGATCCAGAAAGAGAAGAAGCTAAGGGTGCTGTTCTAGTTGCACGTAAGGCGGGCATACGGTCAGTTATGATAACCGGCGATCACCGTGATACAGCAGAAGCGATTGCTAGGAGGTTAGGGATTTTAGAAGAAACACAAATGGGTGGAGTAATCACTGGTGCTGAACTAGATGAAATCAGCGATGAAGACTTTTCAACTAGAGTAAAAGACTTTTCTGTCTATGCTCGTGTTTCTCCGCAACATAAAGTTCGAATCGTTAAAGCATGGAAAAAAGCCGGTAAAATTGTGGCTATGACAGGTGATGGAGTAAATGATGCGCCAGCCTTAAAAACAGCAGATATAGGTGTAGGAATGGGAATTACGGGTACTGAAGTATCAAAAGGCGCAAGTGACATGATCTTAGCTGATGATAACTTCTCAACGATTGTAGTTGCTGTAGAAGAAGGACGAAAAGTTTTTTCAAATATTCAAAAATCTATTCAGTATCTATTGTCTGCAAACTTAGGTGAGGTATTAACCTTGTTTATCGCAACTCTTCTTGGGTGGAGTATTCTAGCACCAGTGCATATTCTATGGATTAACTTAATAACGGACACATTTCCAGCTATTGCTTTAGGATTAGAGCCTGCAGAAAAGGATAGTATGGAGCAACCACCTCGTGGAGAAAAAGCAACATTCTTTTCTAACGGTGTCTTGGGTAGTATCATTTATCAAGGAATTCTTGAGGGTGGAATCACCTTATTTGTTTATTGGTGGGCAACAACTAATCCTGTACACGCTGGGAACAACGAACTGATTCATAGCGATGCGTTGACGATGGCTTTTGTAACGTTAGGTATGTTACAGTTATTCCACGCATTTAACGTGAAATCAGTTGAGAAATCTCTTTTTACAGTGGGTTTCTTTAAAAACAAAATGTTTAACTTATCAATCCTAGTTTCAGGATCGCTATTAGCTGTGGTGGTATTAGTTCCTGGCTTGAATGAGGCTTTTAAGGTAAGCCATTTAAACGCACAACAATGGTTGTTAGTTCTAGGAGCATCATTCTCGATTATTCCAATAGTAGAAATAATTAAATTAGGAATTCGTACTTTTTATAGAAAAAACAAATAGTTTAGATAGTAATAAAAAAAGAGTTTTATTGAGTTTTTTTGACTCAATTCAACTCTTTTTTATTTGTCTGTTGTATGCTTTTTTATTTGCTCAAAAAATTCCAATCTTTTCTGTTGAACTTCTTACTAAAATAAAGTAAAATAAGGAATCACTAAATTTGAATCATTATACCTCATATTTAGGGCGTTCGTTCGGGGAAAATGTTCGTCTGGGACCTTTAATCTTATGATACACTGGCTTTCCAAGTCATGGAAGGCAAAATAAAGGGAGGATTATCATGACAAATCTTTATATTGTTATTGCACTACTTTTATTTGTAGCAGTCATTTATAGTTTTTGGCACCTACAAAAGAAACACATTAAATTTTCAACGCGTGTTTTTATCGCGTTAGGTTCAGGTATCATTTTTGGAGGAATTCTTCAAGTTCTTTTTGGAGCGACTGGAGAAGTAACCATCGGTGCTATCGAATGGATTAATATTGTTGGGACTGGGTATGTGCGTCTATTACAAATGTTAATCATGCCGTTAATCTTTGTTTCAATTGTTGGTGCGTTCACGAAAATTGAAGGAACCAGAGATTTAGGTAAGATTAGTGTTACAGTATTAACAACGTTACTAGCAACAACGGCAATTGCCGCATTGGTTGGGATTGGAAGTGTGATGCTTTTCAATCTAGACGGTGCCGAATTTGTTCAAGGAGCTGCTGAAACAACTCAGATTGCAGCGCTAGATGAACGCAAAGAAATGGTTGCTGATTTATCGTTACCAGAACAGATAGTGAATTTTATTCCAGCCAACGTTTTTGCAGATTTATCTAACACTCGTTCAACGAGTACGATTGCGGTAGTTATTTTTTCTGCATTTGTGGGAGTAGCCTATTTAGGAGTTATCCGAAAGAGTCCGGAAGAAGGAGCTTTCTTTGAAAAAATGATTAAGAGTTTATATGCTATTGTGATGCGTATTGTGACACTAGTCTTAAGGTTAACTCCTTATGGGGTTTTTGCTTTAATGACAAAAGCACTAGCAACAAGTGATTTTAATGCGTTAGTAAATTTAGGGAAATTCGTCTTAGCTTCTTATACAGCGATTATTGCTATGTTCTTAATCCACATGTTAATTTTGCTTGGTTACAAAGTTAATCCAATTCAATACCTGAAAAAAACTTGGACGGTTCTAAGTTTTGCATTTACATCTCGTTCAAGTGCAGGAACATTGCCATTGAACATAGAAGCTCAAACTAAAGCTTTGGGAGTAGATGAAGCTTCAGCTAACTTCTCAGGAACATTTGGTGTATCTATCGGACAAAATGGCTGTGCGGGTGTTTATCCTGCCATGTTAGCAGCTATT
Encoded proteins:
- a CDS encoding cation-translocating P-type ATPase, with amino-acid sequence MDNSEQQNKAFFTLDETAVFEQVQSSEKGLMSTEAEKRMAEYGPNQLNKGKSKSLLVKFLEQFKDFMIIVLLAAAVISGIFGDITDSIIILVVVILNAILGVFQEAKAEEAINALREMSSPEAHVKRDGTVVSLKSDQLVVGDVVLLEAGNIVPADLRLIEVASLQIEESGLTGESVPVDKDLTIIEDAKAGIGDRTNMAFMNSNVTYGRGEGIVVGTGMNTEVGGIAKMLASTDETMTPLQKNLNRLGKYLTVAILIIAVIIFVVGLLNGRGWLDMLLTSISLAVAAIPEGLPAIVTIILALGTQKMAKRKALVRKLPAVETLGSTDIICSDKTGTLTMNQMTVEKMYINGQLQDSDAPIDADSPVLRSMIYANDTQLSGDGTLIGDPTETALIQFALDKKINVSEVLAKEPRVAEIPFDSKRKLMSTVHEQSDGHFLIAVKGAPDELIKRCTSYSENGETERLDEATKKTILEINHELATQALRVLATAYKVVANKPDDMSSEKVEQDLIFSGLIGMIDPEREEAKGAVLVARKAGIRSVMITGDHRDTAEAIARRLGILEETQMGGVITGAELDEISDEDFSTRVKDFSVYARVSPQHKVRIVKAWKKAGKIVAMTGDGVNDAPALKTADIGVGMGITGTEVSKGASDMILADDNFSTIVVAVEEGRKVFSNIQKSIQYLLSANLGEVLTLFIATLLGWSILAPVHILWINLITDTFPAIALGLEPAEKDSMEQPPRGEKATFFSNGVLGSIIYQGILEGGITLFVYWWATTNPVHAGNNELIHSDALTMAFVTLGMLQLFHAFNVKSVEKSLFTVGFFKNKMFNLSILVSGSLLAVVVLVPGLNEAFKVSHLNAQQWLLVLGASFSIIPIVEIIKLGIRTFYRKNK
- a CDS encoding L-cystine transporter; protein product: MTNLYIVIALLLFVAVIYSFWHLQKKHIKFSTRVFIALGSGIIFGGILQVLFGATGEVTIGAIEWINIVGTGYVRLLQMLIMPLIFVSIVGAFTKIEGTRDLGKISVTVLTTLLATTAIAALVGIGSVMLFNLDGAEFVQGAAETTQIAALDERKEMVADLSLPEQIVNFIPANVFADLSNTRSTSTIAVVIFSAFVGVAYLGVIRKSPEEGAFFEKMIKSLYAIVMRIVTLVLRLTPYGVFALMTKALATSDFNALVNLGKFVLASYTAIIAMFLIHMLILLGYKVNPIQYLKKTWTVLSFAFTSRSSAGTLPLNIEAQTKALGVDEASANFSGTFGVSIGQNGCAGVYPAMLAAIVAPSVGIDIFSPTYILTIIAVVTISSFGVAGVGGGATFAALIVLGALDLPVAIVGLVISVEPVIDMARTLLNVNDSMLAGIISSKRVNRFDESVFNDDEAIIKSDI